From one Lycium ferocissimum isolate CSIRO_LF1 chromosome 7, AGI_CSIRO_Lferr_CH_V1, whole genome shotgun sequence genomic stretch:
- the LOC132065702 gene encoding protein SOSEKI 5 isoform X2, which yields MAGSSRSVRAATELQMHKKWKDRETSPERTKVWTESSNSKLKHERKVPVVYYLTRNGQLEHPHFMEVPLSSSDGLYLRDVINRLNFLRGKGMASLYSWSAKRSYRNGFVWHDLAEHDFIYPAHGQEYVLKGSELVDGAMTVISQSQDEVEFSSSSKNQAPEVHDFPAVSRRRNQSWCSADFHEYRVYKAESSNESAGKAAADAATQTDDPRRRRREIGIAEEEEEEENYTSIQQIQSHSTELSRGEISGCMSIQQTQNHSTELSRGEISPPPSDSSPETLETLMKAEGRVIVRPETVNEDQTADNNSNQSSVKSKGSSVFMQLLSCGSISFKDCGPGGYVKDHGLNLISHYKSRVPRGTGLNNQVEKDVENTKVEYHNNGIITKLVEDKEYFSGSLIETNKDEYPALMRSSSFNADR from the exons atgGCGGGTTCGTCGAGATCCGTTAGAGCTGCAACTGAGCTTCAAATGCACAAAAAATGGAAAGATAGAGAAACAAGTCCTGAACGTACTAAAGTTTGGACTGAATCTTCCAACTCGAAGCTCAAACACGAACGCAAAGTGCCTGTTGTTTATTATCTTACTAGAAATGGCCAACTTGAACACCCCCATTTTATGGAAGTCCCTCTTTCTTCATCTGATGGTCTTTATCTTAGAG aTGTGATCAACCGCTTGAATTTTCTCCGAGGAAAAGGCATGGCTTCTCTGTATTCCTGGTCTGCCAAAAG GAGTTACAGGAACGGATTTGTGTGGCACGATTTGGCTGAGCACGATTTTATATATCCAGCACACGGCCAAGAATACGTTCTCAAAGGATCAGAATTAGTTGACGGTGCAATGACGGTAATATCTCAATCACAAGACGAAGtagaattttcttctagttCGAAAAATCAGGCGCCGGAAGTTCACGATTTTCCGGCAGTCTCACGGCGGCGCAATCAGTCGTGGTGTTCGGCTGACTTCCACGAATACAGAGTCTACAAAGCCGAGTCTAGCAATGAATCCGCCGGAAAAGCCGCCGCCGATGCAGCAACTCAGACCGATGACCCCCGCCGCCGACGGAGAGAAATCGGAATTGctgaagaggaggaggaggaagaaaaCTATACGAGTATTCAACAAATTCAAAGTCATTCAACGGAGTTGAGCAGAGGCGAAATCTCAGGCTGTATGAGTATTCAGCAAACTCAAAATCATTCAACGGAATTGAGCAGAGGCGAAATTTCGCCTCCGCCGTCCGATTCAAGTCCCGAGACACTCGAGACGTTGATGAAGGCTGAAGGTAGGGTGATCGTACGGCCAGAAACAGTCAATGAAGATCAAACGGCTGATAACAATAGCAATCAATCAAGTGTAAAAAGCAAAGGATCTTCTGTTTTCATGCAATTATTATCATGTGGTTCTATTTCCTTCAAGGATTGTGGGCCTGGTGGTTATGTTAAAGATCATGGTCTTAACTTGATTTCACATTACAAGTCAAGGGTGCCACGTGGGACAGGGTTAAATAATCAGGTGGAGAAGGATGTAGAGAATACTAAGGTGGAGTATCATAATAATGGGATTATTACAAAGCTAGTAGAAGATAAAGAGTACTTTAGTGGAAGCTTAATAGAGACAAACAAGGACGAATATCCAGCACTGATGAGATCATCTTCATTTAATGCAGATCGGTGA
- the LOC132065702 gene encoding protein SOSEKI 5 isoform X1 codes for MAGSSRSVRAATELQMHKKWKDRETSPERTKVWTESSNSKLKHERKVPVVYYLTRNGQLEHPHFMEVPLSSSDGLYLRDVINRLNFLRGKGMASLYSWSAKRSYRNGFVWHDLAEHDFIYPAHGQEYVLKGSELVDGAMTVISQSQDEVEFSSSSKNQAPEVHDFPAVSRRRNQSWCSADFHEYRVYKAESSNESAGKAAADAATQTDDPRRRRREIGIAEEEEEEENYTSIQQIQSHSTELSRGEISGCMSIQQTQNHSTELSRGEISPPPSDSSPETLETLMKAEGRVIVRPETVNEDQTADNNSNQSSVKSKGSSVFMQLLSCGSISFKDCGPGGYVKDHGLNLISHYKSRVPRGTGLNNQVEKDVENTKVEYHNNGIITKLVEDKEYFSGSLIETNKDEYPALMRSSSFNADRNAKLEIREKEIEGVRTTCIPRRPKNQSTTRNELASNDLSCSWK; via the exons atgGCGGGTTCGTCGAGATCCGTTAGAGCTGCAACTGAGCTTCAAATGCACAAAAAATGGAAAGATAGAGAAACAAGTCCTGAACGTACTAAAGTTTGGACTGAATCTTCCAACTCGAAGCTCAAACACGAACGCAAAGTGCCTGTTGTTTATTATCTTACTAGAAATGGCCAACTTGAACACCCCCATTTTATGGAAGTCCCTCTTTCTTCATCTGATGGTCTTTATCTTAGAG aTGTGATCAACCGCTTGAATTTTCTCCGAGGAAAAGGCATGGCTTCTCTGTATTCCTGGTCTGCCAAAAG GAGTTACAGGAACGGATTTGTGTGGCACGATTTGGCTGAGCACGATTTTATATATCCAGCACACGGCCAAGAATACGTTCTCAAAGGATCAGAATTAGTTGACGGTGCAATGACGGTAATATCTCAATCACAAGACGAAGtagaattttcttctagttCGAAAAATCAGGCGCCGGAAGTTCACGATTTTCCGGCAGTCTCACGGCGGCGCAATCAGTCGTGGTGTTCGGCTGACTTCCACGAATACAGAGTCTACAAAGCCGAGTCTAGCAATGAATCCGCCGGAAAAGCCGCCGCCGATGCAGCAACTCAGACCGATGACCCCCGCCGCCGACGGAGAGAAATCGGAATTGctgaagaggaggaggaggaagaaaaCTATACGAGTATTCAACAAATTCAAAGTCATTCAACGGAGTTGAGCAGAGGCGAAATCTCAGGCTGTATGAGTATTCAGCAAACTCAAAATCATTCAACGGAATTGAGCAGAGGCGAAATTTCGCCTCCGCCGTCCGATTCAAGTCCCGAGACACTCGAGACGTTGATGAAGGCTGAAGGTAGGGTGATCGTACGGCCAGAAACAGTCAATGAAGATCAAACGGCTGATAACAATAGCAATCAATCAAGTGTAAAAAGCAAAGGATCTTCTGTTTTCATGCAATTATTATCATGTGGTTCTATTTCCTTCAAGGATTGTGGGCCTGGTGGTTATGTTAAAGATCATGGTCTTAACTTGATTTCACATTACAAGTCAAGGGTGCCACGTGGGACAGGGTTAAATAATCAGGTGGAGAAGGATGTAGAGAATACTAAGGTGGAGTATCATAATAATGGGATTATTACAAAGCTAGTAGAAGATAAAGAGTACTTTAGTGGAAGCTTAATAGAGACAAACAAGGACGAATATCCAGCACTGATGAGATCATCTTCATTTAATGCAGATCG GAACGCGAAATTGGAAATAAGGGAGAAAGAGATAGAAGGGGTGAGAACAACATGCATTCCAAGAAGGCCAAAGAATCAATCCACTACCAGAAATGAATTAGCAAGCAATGATTTGTCTTGCAGTTGGAAATAA